The genome window aaaatgtgagaagccccaccccttcagcactgaaaagatttacaaatgtgagaagccccacccctttagcagcctccaccaatcagcagccctaggacaaggagaaaaaagagaaaccccctgtttaaaatacactgtttaaaagatgtggctttgagaaaagccctctgtaaagaaaaatcagagcttctcagccctttctggcacacttctcagccctttctggcccactgctgttctccagtgctcctcttctctgctggttccagagactaactgacaagatttaaaaatgtgagaagccccaccccttcagcactgaaaagatttacaaatgtgagaagccccacccctttagcagcctccaccaatcagcagccctaggacaaggagaaaaaagagaaaccccctgtttaaaatacactgtttaaaagatgtggctttgagaaaagccctctgtaaagaaaaatcagagcttctcagccctttctggcacacttctcagccctttctggcccactgctgttctccagtgctcctcttctctgctggttccagagactaactgacaagatttaaaaatgtgagaagccccaccccttcagcactaactgaaaagatttacaaatgtgagaagccccaccccttacAAGTTTTCTGTAAGAGAATCTaagatcccttccgcacatgcagaataacgcactttcaatccactttcgtaattatttgcaagtggatgttgctattctgcgcagtaaaatccaactgcaaagtgtattgaaagtacattaaaaatgcaattttctgcatgtttatttatttatttattgttaattttatataccgcccttcccccgaagggctctgggcggtgtacagcataccATCACAATAAAACCAATGGAgcacataaacaaaatacaaatcataaataaataatataggctctaataCCCACAAATGCTAAAACTCTAAAAATACAACAATCAATACAAAATTGGTGCAATTAAAACTCCatgaaaaccctccccaaaaagggggggaaactatGGATCCCTTTGATGTTAGGGGACCCCAGATGTAATGGAGAACAGAAGGGGGCGCAATCAGCGGCTGCCCCCCCCAaaaggcctggtagaacaactcagtcttgcaagccctgcggaactcgccaagatcccgcagggcccggacagatggaggaagagtgttccaccaggcaggggccagggccgtgaaggtcctggcccgagtggaggccagccgcatcatcaaggggccagggaccaccagtaaattggcctccgccgaacgtagaggccgtgtagatGACAGATGgagtaagacggtcccgaaggtatgaaggtcccaggccgcgtaatgtATGGAAGGGACCTAAGAATATACAGGATCTAACTAAATGCAGTTATTCACTGAACTGtccattatctatatatataaaaacctaaccgtgtatgtgttgatgacagggtacctcagtaactgctgggccaattcctctgaaaattcccagccactatagtcagtcaggcgagagtgttttcagatgttcacatacctgaaatttcatacctggcccaggtaaaaatgcctttttcctggcgctccctggtgaaggacagggaggggcctgtgtgtaactgtaacccttagaatgttcgtgcccttagaatgttcactcagatggccaaagatgagcagtggaaacagcacgtaggcagtaactcgagtggaagtgaaacacatacacacacatacacacgagggagagaggaggaggaggaggaagaggaggagaagaagaagaaggagaagaggaggaggaggagtttggatttatatcccccctttctctcctgtaggagactcaaaggggctgacaatctccttgcccttcccccctcacaacaaacaccctgtgaggtaggtgggactgagagagctccgagaagctgtgactagcccaagatcacccagctggcgtgtgtgggagtgtacaggctaatctgaattccccagataagcctccacagctcaggcggcagaacggagaatcaaacccggttcctccagattagatacacgagctcttaacctccactgccactgagagggaggggtggcatcagagatgggatccagcaggttctcacaggttcccgagagtaggttgctaattatttgtgtgtgccgagagggggttactaaatggtgatttttgccttagttaggcccctcctctcagaagtagcgcgcagaacttgaagcagtctagcaggaggtgcaccggtgtgtgtggcagcctgcgcctgcgtgcattcgtttcccacccaaggaccggcgcagcggctgcgtccttgccacagccccgcccaggaatgccccacccctggaatacccggccacgcccccgtcgtgccccacccagccccattggcgctatgccacagtttgaatcccaccaccataagaacctgttactaaaatttttggatcccaccactgggtggcatgcaagggaagagagggagggagaggaaagggacagtaggggaggcatgcaagggaagagaagtgagagaggggagacagtgaggggtggcatgcaagggaggagaggcagggggcccaacatcttgatatgacccacccaccctagcggagggaaagggaagggagggagggggaggggtggcaagcaagggaagagaagtgagggagggaagagagtgaggggtggcatgcaagggaggggaggcagggggcccagcatcttgatatgacccaccggcgctagcagagggaaagggaagggagggagggggaggggtggcaagcaagggaagagaagtgagggagggaagagagtgaggggtgacatgcaaaggaggggaggcagggggccaagcatcttgatatgacccacccacgctagcgaagggaaagggaagggagggaggggtggcatgcaagggaagagaagtgagggagggaagagagtgaggggcgacatgcaagggatgggagggaggggccaggcaccctagagtccctgaatactgcagttacagttaagaaaaccaggcacgcattactcaggagtaagctcagtacagcaaccatgacatactttgaatggctgccttgtgcccctcagagggtttcctcagaagcgacacccattgccaccaaccaaacttactcccaggtaaaggatcatgaccagccagcctagatgtgtgggaggggtgcctttccattccccccccccaggaatgcgggcacacacatcactgacatcgcacagtatcaggctgcgtgtttgcatgagcatgtactgctggcctctgcaattgatttgctgctactgttcctttcccatttcaccacaataagccacagcaacacgtggccgggccacgctagttttTAATAATATAATCTTACTATCTTAAGCCTACTCAGGAtctgctggaccagtttcaggaTGGCCTTAGATTGTACTAAGTTCATACAGGAACAGGAATTCTCATATACCTTATTACAAATGCAATACATTTGTAGTTTTTCAATGGTAGAACATCTTGAGATGCGGTTCTCTCATTGAATGCCTCGAGTTACGCTCCTGAGAATGTGTGTTAAGCTACGTTTTCCTGAGGAGTAGCTTCATTAGGCAGATGTAACAGGAACAGGCAAGAGGCACCAATTCAAACCCCAATTCAAAGCAGACAGTCCTGCAGGAAGCAGTAGGTGCAGCAGGCTTCTGTCTTCATTCCTTACACTATGTCCCtctacagcaaaataaaaatccatTTAATAATAGAGTTCACACAATTGTGGGCAGCTTGCCCTAACTTAGAGACTGAGGGTGTTCACACTTCCTCCAGCTTTCCGCTGCCTTCTTGAGGGCCCCCTTCACCTCCTTGTTGCGGAGGCTGTAAATGAGGGGGTTCAACATCGGGGTGATTACGCAGAACATGACAGAGACCAAAGTGCCTGTCGCCAAGGAGTAACCAGTGCTTGGCCCCTGATAGTTCAATAACGCATTTCCATAGTAAATGAAGACAACAGTGAGGTGAGACGCACAAGTGGAAAAGGCTTTGCGCTTGCCTGTCGTGGAACGAATCCTCAAGATGGAGGACAGGATGAAGACGTATGAGAAAATGGTGAACGCAAAGGGCCCCCCACCCATAAAAAGTCCTGCTACGTGGTCTACCACTTCATTGATGTGTGCATCATTGCAAGCCATTTTCATCAGTGGAGGGAGATCGCAGAAGATGTGATGAATCTGGTTGACTCCACAGAACTCCAGCCTGGTGCTTAGAGCTGTGTGTAGAACAGAGTTTAAGAAGCCCCAGACCCAAGTGGCAAAGGCCAGTATTGTACACACCTTGGTGTTCATGAGGTGGGAGTAATGTAGAGGTTTACAGATGGCGGCATAGCGGTCGTAGGCCATGACAGCCAGAAGTGCAGTCTCTGCCCCTGTGAAAGACATCAGGAAGAACATCTGGGCCATGCACTGGTTGTAGGAGATGGTCTGTTGCTGGCGCAAAAAGTTCACCACCATCTTAGGGACGGTGACTGAGGAGAGGCAAATATCTAAGGAAGAGAGATGGCTGAGGAAATAATACATGTGACTGTGGAGACTGGGATCCAGTTGAATCACAATCACTATCATGAGGTTCCCCAGCACCGTGACCAAGTAGATGGCCAAGAATGCCAAGGCGAGAAACGTCTGACCATACAGAATTCCAGAGAACCCCAGGAAGACAAATTCCACCACCTGCGTCTgattcctgattcccatggagaGCTCAAAACTCATCTGTAAAGGGAAAATAATTGAACAAGAGAGaagaattcaagaaggatattgacaatctggagcaggtgcagaggagggcagcccAAATGGTATAAGGTCAGGAATCCATGTCCTTTTTGGAGAGATTTAGGGACCTGGGTATGTTTGCTTTGGAAAGAGAAGGTTAAatggtgacctgatagccatgtttaaatatttgaagggatgtcatgttgaagaaggagcaagcttcttttctgcagctccagggagtaggaccaggagtcatggatacAAAATAtaaggaaagagattccaccaaacagtaggaagaacttcttgactgtcagggctattcgacagtggaatccactgcctcggagtgtggtggagtctcctttggaggtttttaaacaaaggctggttggccatatgttgggagtgcttgattatgtgttcttgcttggcagggggttggattggatgacctttgtggtctcttccaattctgtaaTTCTGAGTCGAACATATCTTGCATGAGCAGTGAATTTGGGATACTACCAAACAGTCTGAAGCTCACTGAAGTCATTTAGAAGAAGTGGGGTTCATGTAAGAGTGCCCCAGATAGATCTTGGATTTGCTTCTTTTTAATGATCTCTCTCCTCCTTACTCAACTGAAACTGGTCTCTGCAGCACCCCAGGTAATCATCTCAGTGCCAAAGAGGCAGGCTCTCTTCTCTAACCTCCACTCCCCGGATCTGTGTGCTGCCTTTTACACGTCTGACCTCTCCTTTGCTTTTTGAGTAGGGTTTTCTTGACTCTTTGCTCAGTTGGGTCCCTTTTTTAAAACTGGTCAggctctctaaggctcattctgcacatgcagaataatgcactttcaaactgcttttagtgctctttgaagctgtgcggaatagcaaaatccacttgcaaacagttgtgaaagtggtttgaaaatgcattattttgcgtgtgtggaaggggcctgagttccaTGGAAGAATGATGAGATCAAATGTTAGGCTGGGAGAAGAAAGATGGCCTTAGTTCACCCTCCAGACCTTATGTCTGACTATCTGGATTCAGGAATCCTAGGTCATCCCAAAGGAgtcatctctctccctccctcccatccaaagGAAACCTAAACAGCATCCCTGCATCTGTTGATGGTCATTTCTTCCACCTTCTTCTCCCTGTCCTCCCTTCTCCCAGCTCCCTTTTCTCACCTTCCCCAGTGCTGATGTGTTGATTGAGATTATCCTTGGAATAGGATTCGATGGTGGTGAGTTCTGCTTGCTTTACTTTGGAAAGCACAAGAGCACTATAAGCTATTTATAAGCAAATCACTGTGTATTACTGTGATTTTATTCAAACTGTCCTGATTGCACCGATTCAAGCTGCCAAACTGGAAAAGACACTCACTGCTGTTGTTCATCATTCTAGGAAAATATAtccaggcagcccccccccccccgccgccgcaaTACTCTGGGAACATCAGGACACATTTTACTTAATGCTTCACAAATCAACAAGCATATTCAGTGAAGAAAAAATGCCGACTACTGTATGATTTGGAGGATCGTGTTTCCTTGCGGCTAAGGATTCCCTGGGCAACTGACACCCACCTAACATTCTTCTGTTTAACTTGAGGGGCAAGTCAGAAGATTATTCTGAAAGGTCAGAAGAAAACCCAGGAGGCTGACCATTGAATGCCAGGCTGGTTTTAAACATTTCTTTGTAAATTAAATCAGGGATTTACCCCACTGAAAAAGGTAACTGGTTGAAGTACAAATTACCCACCTTTGCTGCTCCCCTTTGCACATGGATGACAAGTGAAGGCtgggtccctcctcctcctcctcctcctcctcctcctcctcctcctcctcaagtctGTCCATTATTTTTCATCCTGTCTTCAAGATGGGAACAACTTAGCCTTGAGTTTTCAGGAGATTCGTGCATGGTAGCCCCTAGACACGGAATGTACTCTAGGAAGCCTCTTTCCTGCTCCAGCGTGAAGTCTCCGATGCCCTGGAGCAGCCAGAGGTATTCAAAGCTGGTGCTGCCCTGAGGGCCTAATCGTGTTCGTGGGCTGAGGGCCTTGGGGATGCTCCTGGATTGGAAGCCCTCAGGGAGGGAGGAGCCCAGAGCTGGAAGCTCAGAGAATTGGGACGGATTGCCTCTGCTCTCATCAGCATGTTTGTCAAAGAGTTCTTCTAAAACCAAAGCCTGGATGTGCATCATATAAAGGAATGGACTCTAGAATGTGCCAGCCcttataaatgattttttaaaaatgtctctagCCAAAGGTGTGTAACTGACAATGGGAAAATTCTATTAgtactggaatatgctgccacaggaggtggtgatggccactaacctggatagctttaaaaggggcttggacagatttatggaggagaagtcgatttatggctaccaatcttgatcctccttgatctcagattgcaaatgccttagcagaccaggtgctcaggagcagcagccgcagaaggccattgcgttcacatcctacatgtgagctcccaaaggcacctggtgggccactgagagtagcagagagctggactagatggactctggtctgatccagctggctcgttcttatgttcttatgttcttaaatgccttagcagaccaggtgctcaggagcaacagcagcagaaggccattgctttcccatcctgcatgtgagctcccaaaggcacctggtgggccactgcgaggagcagagtgctggactagatgggctctggtctgatccagctggcttgttcttatgttcctaataAGTTTCCTCTGCAAGGAGTCGAGAatgtggagaaatgggagaaaagattacatagaatgaacttactgctgtttgtttgataaaactatgaaaaaatataggggggagggggaaaaagggggaaaatgtattgtttgaaaacgaatgaagaaaagcattaatataaaatgtaatattcaaatgatacaataaaaattatttttaaaaaagagaatgtggAGCCATTGGAGCCTATGTGCTGTATTTTTGATGACTGGATCTGGGTAACAATTGTCTATGCAAGCTATTGGCAGTTTGAATTTAATCTATAGT of Sphaerodactylus townsendi isolate TG3544 linkage group LG06, MPM_Stown_v2.3, whole genome shotgun sequence contains these proteins:
- the LOC125434547 gene encoding olfactory receptor 5V1-like; translation: MGIRNQTQVVEFVFLGFSGILYGQTFLALAFLAIYLVTVLGNLMIVIVIQLDPSLHSHMYYFLSHLSSLDICLSSVTVPKMVVNFLRQQQTISYNQCMAQMFFLMSFTGAETALLAVMAYDRYAAICKPLHYSHLMNTKVCTILAFATWVWGFLNSVLHTALSTRLEFCGVNQIHHIFCDLPPLMKMACNDAHINEVVDHVAGLFMGGGPFAFTIFSYVFILSSILRIRSTTGKRKAFSTCASHLTVVFIYYGNALLNYQGPSTGYSLATGTLVSVMFCVITPMLNPLIYSLRNKEVKGALKKAAESWRKCEHPQSLS